The Oceanotoga teriensis genome has a window encoding:
- a CDS encoding 1-phosphofructokinase family hexose kinase, whose translation MEYNLLSVTLNPSLDREFVIENFESGNLFRINNPSNSNMEPGGKGINVSLMTSDLGVTSINMGFLGGFIGNVIQTKMSNIKNITTNFIYCTEETRENIEIIDPVQNKISEINSMGPFIHDEDLKHFLKRYKSALNLVDHVLISGSIPPDIPISFYSELFSYAKKQGKTTYMEAVGPHFDEAIRENCPMIVRPDLRKSSRILGNNLETPEDYIKTGKEIIKAGARLVVMSYHVVGDIVVTEDGAWLFTATEDIDRSHLFGTGDAFMSGIVYYIINNGFDYLEAAKYGMAAAMSSTNYIAKILGTEEEIERSKTKFSIERIG comes from the coding sequence ATGGAATATAATTTGCTTAGTGTAACACTTAACCCATCTCTGGATAGAGAATTTGTGATTGAAAATTTTGAAAGTGGAAATCTTTTTAGAATAAATAATCCATCTAATTCTAATATGGAGCCTGGAGGAAAAGGAATTAATGTTTCTCTCATGACTTCAGATTTGGGTGTAACCTCTATAAATATGGGGTTTCTTGGAGGTTTTATAGGAAATGTTATTCAAACAAAAATGTCCAATATAAAAAATATTACGACTAATTTTATTTATTGTACTGAAGAAACAAGAGAGAATATAGAAATTATAGATCCTGTTCAAAATAAAATTTCAGAAATAAATTCTATGGGTCCATTTATTCATGATGAAGATTTAAAACATTTTTTGAAAAGATATAAAAGTGCTTTGAATCTTGTTGATCATGTTTTAATTTCTGGAAGTATTCCGCCTGATATACCTATATCTTTTTATTCAGAACTTTTTTCTTATGCTAAAAAACAAGGTAAAACAACTTATATGGAAGCAGTTGGACCTCATTTTGATGAAGCTATAAGAGAAAATTGTCCTATGATAGTTAGACCAGATTTGAGAAAGAGTAGCAGAATTTTGGGTAATAATCTTGAAACTCCTGAAGATTATATAAAAACTGGAAAAGAAATAATAAAAGCGGGAGCAAGGTTGGTAGTTATGAGTTATCATGTTGTTGGTGATATAGTTGTGACTGAAGATGGAGCTTGGCTTTTTACTGCAACAGAAGATATAGATAGATCACATCTTTTTGGAACAGGTGATGCTTTTATGTCTGGAATAGTCTATTATATAATTAATAATGGGTTTGATTATCTTGAAGCGGCAAAATATGGTATGGCTGCTGCAATGTCTTCAACTAATTATATAGCAAAAATTCTTGGAACTGAAGAAGAAATTGAGAGATCTAAGACAAAATTTTCAATTGAGAGAATTGGATAG
- a CDS encoding radical SAM protein, translating into MGIMDSMKSMMMKQAAKLVSNVVRKADIDQFAKLLWTLTKLAKEPAKSGLRHLAEGADRHDPMLVNWVELFNRSNPKVVEKVINNLIINEFAVGEKVRQEKMHELKIVLPKLAIISPTYACNLRCVGCYAALYGHKYQLSKEEVFSVIRQFNDLGIYFFIITGGEPFVYPYFYDILEEFQDSYFMVYTNATMINEDSAKRLAELGNATFAISVEGDEAMTDWRRGKGIYKQVQNAWKLMRENGVIFGSSITATRKNHEMIMDDTFWDYLKESGVSYAWVFQFMPVGADATMELVPTAEQRLERFRKTEELRLGGKFSFVADFWNHGFLSHGCLAAGSKYLHINAKGYAEPCIFQQFAVDNIREKSIVEILSSPFFEAYKRTIPYSENLFRPCPIIDNPKVYRAMVKKFNAIPQHPGSERIINELAPELDQLAADWKVYADKLWYEEGYAEKWPSKRGIYNYETRMRRYENNEEKLALDKKA; encoded by the coding sequence ATGGGAATTATGGATTCAATGAAATCTATGATGATGAAACAAGCTGCCAAACTGGTTTCAAATGTTGTAAGAAAAGCAGATATTGATCAGTTTGCAAAGCTTTTATGGACTTTAACGAAGTTAGCTAAAGAACCAGCTAAATCTGGATTAAGACATTTAGCTGAAGGTGCAGATAGACATGATCCAATGCTTGTTAATTGGGTAGAATTATTTAATAGATCAAATCCTAAAGTGGTTGAAAAAGTTATTAATAATTTGATAATTAATGAATTTGCAGTTGGTGAAAAAGTTAGACAAGAAAAAATGCATGAATTAAAAATAGTTTTACCTAAACTTGCTATAATTTCTCCTACTTATGCATGTAATTTGAGATGTGTTGGATGTTATGCAGCTCTTTATGGTCATAAATATCAATTATCTAAAGAAGAAGTATTCAGTGTAATAAGACAATTTAATGATTTAGGAATATATTTCTTCATAATAACTGGTGGAGAACCTTTTGTTTATCCTTATTTTTATGATATTTTGGAGGAATTCCAAGATTCATATTTTATGGTTTATACAAATGCTACAATGATAAATGAAGATTCTGCTAAGAGACTTGCAGAGCTTGGTAATGCTACTTTTGCTATTTCTGTAGAAGGCGATGAAGCTATGACAGATTGGAGAAGAGGTAAAGGTATTTATAAGCAAGTTCAAAATGCTTGGAAATTAATGAGAGAAAATGGCGTTATTTTTGGTTCTTCAATAACAGCTACAAGAAAGAACCATGAAATGATTATGGATGATACCTTCTGGGATTACCTTAAAGAAAGTGGAGTTTCTTATGCTTGGGTATTTCAATTCATGCCAGTTGGTGCCGATGCAACCATGGAATTAGTTCCAACTGCAGAACAAAGATTAGAAAGGTTTAGAAAAACTGAAGAACTTAGATTAGGTGGAAAATTCTCATTTGTTGCTGATTTTTGGAATCATGGATTCTTATCTCACGGTTGTCTTGCTGCGGGATCAAAATATTTGCATATAAATGCAAAAGGATATGCAGAACCATGTATATTCCAGCAATTTGCAGTTGATAATATAAGAGAAAAATCGATAGTAGAGATTTTAAGTTCACCATTCTTTGAAGCTTATAAGAGAACAATACCTTATTCTGAAAACTTATTTAGACCTTGTCCAATTATAGATAATCCAAAGGTTTATAGAGCTATGGTTAAGAAATTTAATGCGATACCACAGCATCCAGGAAGTGAAAGAATTATAAATGAGTTAGCTCCTGAATTAGATCAATTAGCTGCAGATTGGAAAGTCTATGCAGATAAATTATGGTATGAAGAAGGATATGCTGAAAAATGGCCTTCTAAGAGAGGTATATATAATTATGAAACAAGAATGAGAAGATATGAAAATAATGAAGAAAAACTAGCTCTTGATAAAAAAGCTTGA
- a CDS encoding TetR/AcrR family transcriptional regulator: MSTTSKKITKFEKKQFIAETALEVIVEKGLNNFTMDDVAKKAALSKGSLYNYFKNKNSLIIFAFGDLVKKFENTVESKLYEEKNTLEDKAELISEMYFSLHSEFASDELMRLFEILINSYHDNEMIKQLTEIFSNYYNKMLSKLEGIVNSKTKALMIHAMFDGLTMYKAVGVNVPQEKFKEEFKDILMKLSV; this comes from the coding sequence TTGAGTACAACATCAAAAAAAATTACTAAATTTGAAAAAAAACAGTTTATAGCAGAAACTGCATTGGAAGTTATTGTAGAAAAAGGTCTTAATAATTTCACAATGGATGATGTTGCTAAAAAAGCTGCTTTATCTAAAGGTTCTCTTTATAATTATTTCAAGAACAAAAATTCTCTTATAATTTTTGCTTTTGGAGATTTAGTAAAAAAATTTGAAAATACTGTTGAATCAAAGCTATATGAAGAAAAAAACACACTTGAAGATAAAGCAGAACTTATTTCTGAGATGTATTTTTCATTACATTCTGAATTTGCTTCTGATGAACTAATGAGACTCTTTGAAATACTAATTAATTCGTATCATGATAATGAAATGATAAAACAATTAACTGAAATTTTTTCTAATTATTATAATAAAATGCTTTCAAAACTTGAAGGGATAGTTAATTCAAAAACAAAAGCTTTGATGATTCATGCCATGTTCGATGGTCTTACTATGTATAAAGCTGTTGGAGTTAATGTACCACAAGAAAAATTTAAAGAAGAATTTAAAGATATTTTAATGAAATTAAGTGTATAA